One genomic window of [Clostridium] scindens ATCC 35704 includes the following:
- a CDS encoding sensor histidine kinase: MKKGKKTRRTRIGITAAVTALILLIAFFCYQTVKKTIVNNEKESMAGIARVSAHSLETSLKAKSNLVYAALSGDMDNEEDIQQNMLKTGEKSRYIPEDKMAALKKWEKEACKEAGIRPGEVIAGPVFHQEEGYYALYLTKAVYIDRSLAGYVQVELNLDDIYEEEQALSNLKLGNQGYCVVKEADGTTVMSGEHVEAEEFSLAGDEGDGCRIVWSYQVQQGTPERTRKLVAYDTAEFAGEKFILCIIENYDSIVEPIDRIALYLAMLGLALLVWLGIFLCRMAEQHREEEKLKMELQHEKELNEANKALENQENLMQKYNHSKTMTVLSGAIAHEFNNLMTPIVLYSELLCENEEVQKEMAQEAKEMSDAVSRCEVLARQLLEYSRQGRAKKVMTVYNATFAVESSVRMVERLIPTNIKIQTSICKTKYYIKGQIGALNQIILNLVTNAMNAIGEKCGKIQIQFGLSTQDERMVRLVVEDDGGGIPEEIRQRIFEPFFTTKEENEGNGIGLTVVKRLTEEHGGVIRVKSQTGKGTTFILDFPWIESSHE; the protein is encoded by the coding sequence ATGAAGAAGGGAAAGAAGACCAGACGAACACGGATAGGGATTACAGCGGCAGTCACGGCGCTGATTCTTTTGATTGCATTCTTCTGCTACCAGACTGTCAAGAAGACGATTGTCAATAACGAGAAAGAAAGCATGGCAGGCATTGCAAGAGTAAGCGCCCATAGTCTTGAGACGAGCCTTAAGGCAAAGAGCAATCTGGTATATGCGGCGTTATCCGGAGATATGGACAATGAAGAGGATATCCAGCAGAATATGCTAAAGACAGGCGAGAAAAGCAGATATATCCCGGAAGATAAGATGGCGGCTTTAAAAAAATGGGAGAAAGAGGCATGCAAGGAAGCCGGGATAAGGCCCGGAGAGGTAATTGCGGGGCCGGTCTTTCATCAGGAGGAAGGCTATTACGCTTTATATTTGACGAAAGCCGTGTACATAGACAGAAGTCTTGCAGGGTATGTGCAGGTAGAATTAAACCTGGATGATATCTATGAAGAAGAGCAGGCATTGTCCAACCTGAAACTTGGAAATCAGGGATACTGCGTGGTAAAAGAGGCTGACGGGACTACGGTCATGTCAGGGGAGCATGTGGAGGCAGAAGAATTCTCCCTGGCGGGGGATGAAGGCGATGGATGCCGAATCGTCTGGTCCTATCAGGTTCAGCAGGGGACTCCCGAGCGCACGCGCAAGCTGGTTGCCTATGACACGGCAGAATTCGCGGGCGAGAAATTCATTTTATGCATTATAGAAAATTATGACAGTATTGTGGAGCCTATAGACAGGATCGCCCTTTATCTTGCCATGCTGGGACTGGCTCTGCTGGTATGGCTTGGCATCTTCTTATGTCGCATGGCAGAGCAGCATAGAGAAGAGGAAAAACTGAAGATGGAATTACAGCATGAAAAGGAACTGAATGAAGCAAATAAGGCGCTTGAAAACCAGGAGAATCTTATGCAGAAGTATAATCATTCGAAAACAATGACGGTGCTATCAGGGGCTATTGCACATGAATTCAATAATCTTATGACGCCGATCGTGCTGTACAGCGAATTGCTCTGTGAAAATGAGGAGGTACAAAAGGAGATGGCCCAGGAGGCAAAGGAGATGTCGGATGCGGTCAGCCGCTGCGAGGTGCTTGCGCGCCAGCTTTTGGAATATAGCAGGCAGGGGAGGGCGAAGAAGGTAATGACCGTCTATAATGCAACCTTCGCAGTCGAAAGCAGCGTAAGGATGGTAGAGCGCCTGATTCCCACTAATATAAAGATTCAGACATCTATATGCAAGACCAAATACTATATCAAAGGACAGATAGGGGCCCTTAACCAAATTATACTGAACCTGGTAACCAATGCAATGAACGCGATCGGGGAGAAATGTGGAAAGATACAGATACAGTTCGGACTGAGCACGCAGGATGAGCGCATGGTCAGGCTTGTGGTAGAAGACGATGGAGGAGGAATACCGGAAGAGATCCGGCAGCGAATCTTCGAGCCATTTTTTACAACAAAGGAGGAAAATGAGGGCAATGGGATAGGTCTTACCGTCGTCAAACGGCTGACGGAAGAGCATGGCGGAGTCATCCGCGTAAAAAGCCAGACGGGAAAGGGAACCACATTTATTTTAGATTTCCCATGGATAGAGAGCAGTCACGAATAA
- a CDS encoding response regulator transcription factor: MSDISVLIIDDETAVQKAVSAVLKREQMEVSCAGSGQFALDILKENTFDIILLDVIMPEQDGFDLLSELRRRRIYTPVILLSGKTEDAAQVEGLGLGADDYITKPFSKTVLVSKIQAIVRRTRQYATTAESIQSPILKGPFTLHMNSQTIFKNGKEIALTSKEFALLCLFMDHPGHTFSKQELFQEVWKNDGSDNNTILVYIKKLRSKIEDDPSQPFHIRTVWGKGYQFFL, translated from the coding sequence ATGTCAGATATATCGGTCCTGATCATTGATGATGAAACTGCCGTTCAGAAGGCTGTCAGCGCAGTCTTAAAGCGCGAGCAAATGGAAGTATCCTGCGCAGGCAGCGGACAGTTTGCCTTGGATATCCTCAAAGAAAATACCTTTGATATCATTCTCCTGGATGTTATCATGCCGGAGCAGGACGGCTTTGACCTGCTGTCAGAACTGCGCAGGCGCAGGATCTATACGCCTGTCATCCTGCTCAGCGGCAAAACGGAAGACGCTGCCCAGGTAGAGGGCCTGGGTCTTGGCGCAGACGATTATATAACAAAGCCCTTCAGCAAGACTGTGCTTGTCTCCAAAATCCAGGCCATTGTGCGCCGCACACGCCAATACGCCACAACAGCAGAGAGCATACAGTCACCTATCCTAAAGGGGCCTTTTACCTTGCATATGAATTCTCAGACCATATTTAAGAATGGGAAAGAGATTGCGCTTACTTCCAAGGAATTCGCCCTTCTCTGCCTGTTTATGGATCATCCCGGGCATACATTCTCGAAACAGGAACTATTTCAGGAAGTTTGGAAAAATGATGGTTCCGATAACAATACGATTCTGGTATATATCAAAAAGCTACGCAGCAAGATCGAGGACGACCCTTCCCAGCCATTCCATATACGTACGGTATGGGGAAAGGGGTATCAGTTCTTCCTGTAA
- the saoC gene encoding Cys-Cys-COOH (seleno)protein SaoC translates to MDIFKKFWRSVKGKCLIAVLVLLAAFAVHNALEGREGDKQITQTEARKTKREVKYAKPVDDSNQILGKFKEQFPEASVVLACEEDVTDDGCKDLIVIYTEKELTRTVAVIDSGDGVNYNFSTPIPGPIENQKIQFKNIDKEGEIEIIVTGEKKGAVGYAIYRMIDGEMVDLFGEGMEDCC, encoded by the coding sequence ATGGATATATTTAAAAAGTTTTGGAGAAGTGTCAAGGGTAAATGCCTGATAGCCGTCCTGGTCTTGCTGGCAGCCTTTGCAGTTCATAATGCCTTGGAGGGAAGGGAAGGCGACAAGCAGATTACGCAGACTGAAGCCAGAAAGACCAAAAGAGAAGTTAAGTATGCCAAGCCAGTGGATGATAGCAATCAGATACTTGGGAAGTTCAAGGAACAATTTCCGGAAGCCTCTGTAGTGCTTGCCTGCGAGGAAGATGTGACGGACGATGGATGCAAGGATCTGATCGTAATCTATACCGAGAAGGAACTTACAAGGACGGTAGCTGTGATAGACAGCGGAGACGGAGTAAATTATAATTTTTCCACGCCGATACCGGGGCCGATTGAAAACCAGAAGATACAGTTTAAGAATATCGATAAAGAAGGAGAGATTGAGATAATCGTAACAGGAGAGAAAAAGGGAGCGGTAGGCTATGCCATCTACCGTATGATTGATGGAGAAATGGTCGATCTGTTTGGGGAAGGTATGGAAGACTGCTGCTAG
- a CDS encoding double-cubane-cluster-containing anaerobic reductase has protein sequence MPEFVLPDNFETYPEARKKAFLTMKELKEQGRRIVGVFCTYTPWELINAADAVAVVLCGIGDDNIPAAEIRLPKNLCPLIKASYGAAVTDRCPFFYFSDMVLAETTCDGKKKMYELMRELKHCHIMQLPPGKTGRGALDFWKQEVISVKEDLEQFYNIEITDDKLRSAIRLRNRERKAVLDFFEVARLKPSPITGYEISTVISSNEFSPDLEEKIAFLEKRTAELKDLYEREYQGKPSRPRILITGCPTTGVMDKIIRRIEELGADVVGFENCCGPREKKDPIDETKDPITAIAEKYLRVNCSVMSPNPGRLEALDVQIDEYQVDGVVEVLLQACHTFAIESDAVKTFVTKEKHIPYIAINTDYSPSDQAQINTRLGAFIELLQ, from the coding sequence ATGCCTGAATTCGTTCTGCCGGATAATTTCGAGACCTATCCTGAGGCCAGAAAAAAAGCATTTCTCACTATGAAAGAACTAAAAGAGCAAGGCCGGCGTATCGTGGGGGTCTTCTGTACTTATACTCCCTGGGAACTGATCAACGCGGCCGATGCGGTTGCCGTGGTGCTATGCGGCATCGGAGATGACAATATTCCGGCTGCCGAGATCAGGCTTCCCAAAAACCTGTGTCCGCTGATCAAGGCAAGTTATGGCGCGGCCGTAACGGATCGCTGTCCATTCTTCTATTTTTCCGATATGGTCCTCGCGGAGACGACCTGTGACGGGAAGAAGAAAATGTATGAATTGATGAGGGAGTTAAAGCACTGCCATATCATGCAGCTTCCGCCTGGAAAGACCGGCCGCGGAGCCTTGGATTTCTGGAAGCAGGAAGTCATCAGCGTGAAGGAAGACCTGGAACAGTTCTATAACATCGAGATAACGGATGACAAGTTACGAAGCGCTATTCGCTTAAGAAACAGGGAACGCAAGGCCGTTCTTGATTTTTTTGAGGTTGCAAGACTCAAGCCTTCCCCAATCACTGGATACGAAATCAGTACCGTCATCTCCTCCAATGAGTTTTCCCCTGACCTGGAAGAGAAGATCGCTTTCCTTGAAAAACGTACCGCCGAACTAAAGGATCTGTACGAACGTGAATATCAAGGCAAGCCTTCCAGGCCCAGGATTCTGATTACCGGATGCCCGACTACCGGCGTAATGGACAAAATCATACGACGTATCGAGGAACTGGGGGCGGACGTTGTGGGATTCGAGAACTGCTGCGGTCCCCGCGAGAAAAAGGATCCCATCGACGAAACGAAAGATCCAATCACCGCAATTGCCGAAAAGTATCTCCGGGTAAACTGCTCCGTCATGAGTCCGAACCCTGGAAGGCTGGAAGCGCTTGACGTTCAAATCGATGAATATCAGGTGGATGGAGTCGTGGAGGTGCTTCTGCAGGCCTGCCATACATTTGCCATAGAGTCTGATGCGGTCAAGACCTTCGTCACAAAGGAAAAGCACATTCCTTATATTGCTATCAATACCGACTATTCTCCATCCGACCAGGCACAGATCAATACCCGTCTGGGCGCCTTTATCGAATTATTACAGTAG
- the saoT gene encoding thioredoxin-like (seleno)protein SaoT, whose amino-acid sequence MEKPCIEYISACAUCEVFGDLVQVLEKEYEGKVHVKIYRAGKDFDYIPKYGAVTKSMLVINEKKAVTKLTKPAVRDAFKEALKSC is encoded by the coding sequence ATGGAAAAACCATGTATTGAATATATTAGCGCATGTGCATGATGCGAGGTGTTTGGGGACTTGGTTCAAGTTCTGGAGAAGGAATATGAGGGCAAGGTGCATGTAAAGATTTACCGTGCGGGAAAAGACTTTGACTATATTCCGAAATATGGGGCGGTTACGAAGAGCATGCTGGTGATCAATGAAAAGAAAGCCGTCACAAAACTTACAAAGCCGGCGGTGCGCGATGCTTTTAAGGAGGCACTGAAGTCATGCTAG
- a CDS encoding ABC transporter permease family protein — MGKLIKLEWEKYEIGKYIRNAAILIVLLVIFNYAMTFLGIANDPDTGVPDMAISNMGVSTNVELLTDITFLIFAAAMHATFIIGAYKNKTMNLMFLYPLNRKKIMAAKMLAVCIFCFAGIVIAKLACYGVSNLGFMMGQKASFPMDYNMLSVSFYIQLLIRSAATISISLLALLIGMIAKSSKVTVISSFLLIILMQGNVGGATFKDNLAVPIVFMAISVLAAILIVQRVEKRDVM, encoded by the coding sequence ATGGGAAAATTAATCAAGCTTGAGTGGGAAAAATATGAGATAGGAAAATATATACGCAATGCGGCAATTCTGATCGTGCTTCTGGTGATCTTTAACTATGCCATGACATTTCTGGGGATCGCCAATGACCCGGATACAGGAGTGCCGGATATGGCAATCTCCAATATGGGGGTATCTACCAACGTAGAACTGCTTACAGACATAACGTTCCTGATATTTGCGGCAGCCATGCACGCCACATTTATCATCGGGGCATATAAAAATAAGACCATGAACCTGATGTTTCTTTATCCGTTAAACAGGAAGAAGATTATGGCGGCGAAGATGCTGGCAGTCTGCATTTTCTGCTTCGCAGGCATCGTGATAGCAAAATTGGCCTGCTATGGAGTCAGCAATCTGGGCTTCATGATGGGTCAGAAGGCATCCTTTCCGATGGATTACAATATGCTAAGCGTCTCCTTCTATATCCAGCTGCTTATAAGGTCTGCTGCCACCATCAGCATCAGCCTGCTGGCGCTGTTGATCGGAATGATAGCAAAATCATCCAAGGTCACAGTCATATCGTCCTTCCTGCTGATTATCCTGATGCAGGGAAACGTTGGCGGAGCCACGTTCAAAGACAATTTGGCGGTACCGATCGTGTTCATGGCGATATCCGTGCTGGCTGCCATATTGATCGTGCAGAGGGTGGAGAAGAGAGACGTTATGTGA
- the saoP gene encoding ABC transporter permease subunit SaoP (Most members of this family are selenoproteins with the selenocysteine residue at the channel-gating position.) has protein sequence MLEENHDQQVDRMRAATNAGDRGRWRKFGGRNRNVAALIGLAVICIIWFAAAHIVDKPFLFPYLEDVFKEVGFSLTDLYVLRNLGITMRRVLTGSLYAFIIGFPLGMLMGYSPQILKALSPFMNSLRQVPIMAWVPLAIVWFGIGDGPTIFLIAFSGIFTIILNTISGVQDISKDYYHAARSMGASTFGVIKDVVLPGSLPGVLTGLRLAVGLGWMSVIUAEFIATSAGFGYCMVEAQAKMQTEKVIAYMVIAGLIGFLIDTLMVLAEKVLLKWRAQ, from the coding sequence ATGTTGGAAGAAAATCATGACCAGCAGGTAGATCGGATGCGGGCCGCCACGAATGCCGGCGACCGGGGAAGATGGCGCAAATTCGGGGGCAGGAATCGAAATGTCGCGGCGCTTATCGGTCTAGCAGTCATCTGTATCATCTGGTTTGCCGCTGCACACATTGTAGATAAGCCTTTCTTGTTTCCGTATCTGGAAGATGTGTTCAAGGAGGTGGGATTCTCTCTTACGGATCTGTACGTGCTGCGCAACCTTGGAATAACCATGAGAAGAGTTCTAACGGGCTCTCTCTATGCGTTCATCATTGGATTCCCTCTGGGAATGCTGATGGGATACTCCCCCCAGATTCTAAAGGCCTTGTCTCCTTTTATGAATTCGTTAAGGCAAGTTCCGATTATGGCATGGGTTCCTCTTGCAATCGTATGGTTTGGAATCGGAGATGGACCAACCATTTTCCTGATTGCTTTCAGCGGCATCTTCACAATCATTCTGAACACCATATCCGGAGTACAGGATATCAGCAAAGATTATTATCATGCTGCAAGGTCTATGGGAGCGAGCACTTTCGGCGTCATCAAGGATGTCGTCCTTCCCGGGTCCCTCCCCGGAGTGCTGACCGGGCTCAGGCTTGCCGTAGGGCTTGGCTGGATGTCCGTCATATGAGCGGAGTTTATCGCGACCAGTGCCGGATTCGGCTACTGCATGGTGGAAGCCCAGGCAAAGATGCAGACAGAAAAAGTAATTGCCTATATGGTAATTGCCGGACTGATCGGCTTCTTAATTGACACATTGATGGTTCTGGCAGAAAAGGTCCTTCTAAAATGGAGGGCTCAATAG
- the saoX gene encoding ABC transporter substrate-binding subunit SaoX: protein MKRRFLAALLVVTLLVPVITACHDSSTQTATKDVKATGYDPKEAVKDFEFGDLSEEEKNYTIEMGYFNCDHMVAGIIGEKAGIYKAMGLNVNVTKSAETLKALTSGAMDVGYTGIEGAILAVNKGAPFCMAAANHMGGSRYLVVSNDIKKPEELVGKTIGSMTATPEIDPEFLTWSEKLGIPADAGSYNIVDMGQQDACFALKAGQIDAFTCCDPYASIAEFEGFGKIMGIGWGAADVDAESTADTWGLCCIYAMSNEFKDNHPELARRLVYAHQLAIKYMYEHPYNAAMMFADGFDVDPYVALRTIYMKTVAEGRTITWHFTEQNIENYEHYFTQYPQIPEEEIPQVNDVSKFISTEISEDAGVDDFESFIKENIDPVMPIGMTFEDWYNKVKEIDGISDKEAVDIADTATSYLNKDLKDRETYE, encoded by the coding sequence ATGAAGAGAAGATTTCTAGCGGCTCTTCTTGTCGTTACGCTTCTGGTACCGGTGATTACCGCCTGCCACGACAGCAGCACACAGACCGCTACCAAAGATGTAAAGGCTACGGGATATGATCCCAAAGAAGCGGTTAAGGATTTCGAGTTCGGTGATCTGTCGGAAGAGGAAAAGAACTACACCATCGAAATGGGCTATTTCAACTGCGATCACATGGTTGCCGGGATTATCGGCGAAAAGGCAGGCATCTACAAGGCCATGGGTCTTAATGTAAATGTGACCAAATCCGCCGAGACCTTAAAGGCTCTCACAAGCGGCGCAATGGATGTCGGCTATACCGGTATCGAAGGCGCGATCCTGGCAGTCAATAAGGGGGCTCCGTTCTGCATGGCTGCCGCGAACCACATGGGAGGCTCCCGCTATCTGGTCGTAAGCAATGATATCAAAAAGCCGGAGGAGCTGGTTGGCAAGACTATTGGTTCCATGACCGCCACCCCAGAAATTGACCCGGAATTCCTTACATGGTCCGAGAAACTTGGAATCCCGGCGGATGCCGGCAGTTATAACATCGTAGATATGGGTCAGCAGGATGCCTGCTTTGCCTTAAAAGCAGGCCAGATCGATGCATTTACCTGCTGCGATCCTTATGCGTCCATCGCTGAATTTGAAGGATTTGGAAAAATTATGGGAATTGGCTGGGGCGCCGCTGACGTGGATGCCGAATCAACCGCAGACACATGGGGACTTTGCTGCATCTATGCTATGTCCAACGAGTTCAAAGACAATCACCCGGAACTTGCAAGGCGGCTTGTATACGCCCACCAACTGGCAATCAAATATATGTACGAGCATCCTTACAATGCTGCCATGATGTTTGCAGACGGATTTGATGTTGATCCTTACGTTGCCCTGCGCACGATCTACATGAAGACGGTAGCGGAAGGCCGCACCATCACCTGGCATTTTACAGAACAGAATATTGAGAATTATGAACATTATTTCACACAGTATCCTCAGATACCGGAAGAAGAAATTCCTCAGGTAAATGACGTCAGCAAATTTATATCAACCGAGATATCTGAGGATGCAGGCGTCGATGATTTCGAGTCGTTTATAAAGGAAAACATTGATCCGGTGATGCCGATAGGCATGACCTTTGAAGACTGGTATAACAAAGTAAAAGAAATAGACGGCATCTCAGATAAGGAAGCAGTAGATATAGCCGATACAGCCACTTCTTATCTGAATAAAGATCTAAAAGACAGAGAAACCTATGAATAA
- a CDS encoding IS1182 family transposase, with the protein MLNNKYYNEFFELGQQKINFSFFELCLPDDDPVYTLKKVMEELDFSGLLANCSDKGRTGYNPIMMYAVVTYANMRGIRAVDRIVELCERDLAFIWLTKGQKPKRDAFYEFKNKRLTADVLDELNYQFLRRLQKEGLITLKSLFIDGTKIEANANRYTFVWRGTINYHLAGLLDMIDSLYQKYNAWIDENEYGIKYDIPHAHMFVIEGMDKVRDVIEKNRKRKLTKHKKLSNNTIIEIDNCSPLEILKLQKNLTQIAEKEQIAFVYGKGKRKSELQQLYEELETCGERLMGYKECFEIMGKDRNSYSKTDLEATFMRMKEDHMLNGQLKAAYNVQIAVENYFIVHAYVSNDRTDYNTLIPVLEKHKNAFGEILEEVTADSGYCSEKNLLYLKKNKISSYIKLQDHEKRKTRAYREDIGKYYNMKTQIFEDERYYVCHDGRGLHHIRTETKKQPGYTQTFEVYGCADCSGCEHKAKCLYKYNAEKDAEKNKVMKINEQWETLKEESHANIQSEKGILNRQIRSIQTEGHFGDIKENDSFRRFNYRTSEKVYKEFMLYAIGRNMNKYHRFLHEEIKKFEGKTEEKTA; encoded by the coding sequence ATGCTAAACAATAAGTATTATAACGAATTTTTTGAATTAGGGCAACAGAAAATTAACTTCAGTTTCTTCGAATTGTGTTTACCTGACGACGATCCAGTCTATACCCTGAAAAAAGTGATGGAGGAATTAGATTTTTCTGGCTTGTTGGCCAATTGTTCAGATAAGGGAAGAACCGGGTATAACCCAATTATGATGTATGCCGTAGTTACTTACGCAAACATGCGTGGGATTAGAGCTGTTGACCGTATTGTGGAATTATGCGAAAGAGACCTTGCATTTATCTGGCTTACCAAAGGTCAGAAACCAAAAAGGGATGCTTTTTATGAGTTCAAGAATAAAAGACTGACTGCAGATGTATTGGATGAGTTGAATTACCAGTTTCTCCGCCGCCTGCAAAAAGAAGGACTGATCACATTGAAATCCCTTTTTATTGATGGAACAAAAATAGAGGCCAATGCAAACCGCTATACATTTGTGTGGAGAGGGACGATCAATTATCATCTCGCAGGCTTACTCGATATGATTGATTCACTGTATCAGAAGTATAATGCATGGATAGATGAAAATGAGTATGGCATAAAATATGACATTCCCCATGCACATATGTTTGTGATCGAAGGAATGGATAAGGTAAGAGATGTCATTGAAAAGAACCGGAAGCGAAAACTGACAAAACATAAAAAGTTGTCCAATAATACGATCATCGAGATTGACAACTGTTCCCCATTGGAGATTTTGAAACTTCAGAAAAATCTGACTCAGATCGCAGAGAAGGAACAGATTGCGTTTGTTTACGGAAAAGGGAAGAGGAAATCGGAGCTCCAGCAGCTTTATGAGGAATTAGAAACCTGCGGCGAACGCCTTATGGGATACAAAGAATGTTTTGAGATCATGGGAAAGGACAGGAACAGCTATTCCAAAACAGATTTAGAAGCCACCTTTATGAGAATGAAAGAAGATCACATGCTGAACGGACAGTTAAAAGCCGCATATAATGTTCAGATCGCAGTAGAGAATTATTTCATTGTCCATGCTTATGTAAGCAATGACCGGACAGACTATAACACACTGATTCCGGTTTTAGAAAAGCATAAAAATGCATTTGGGGAGATTTTGGAAGAAGTAACCGCAGATAGCGGTTATTGTAGCGAGAAAAATCTTCTGTATTTAAAGAAAAATAAGATATCCAGTTACATCAAGCTGCAGGATCATGAAAAACGGAAAACACGCGCTTACAGAGAAGATATTGGAAAATATTACAACATGAAAACACAGATATTTGAGGATGAACGGTATTATGTTTGTCATGACGGAAGAGGATTGCATCATATCCGCACAGAGACCAAAAAACAGCCGGGTTATACCCAGACTTTTGAGGTATACGGATGTGCAGACTGTAGTGGTTGTGAACACAAAGCGAAATGCTTATATAAATATAACGCAGAAAAAGATGCTGAGAAAAACAAAGTTATGAAGATCAATGAACAATGGGAAACATTGAAAGAGGAATCCCATGCAAACATCCAAAGTGAGAAAGGGATTCTAAATCGTCAGATCCGTTCCATCCAGACAGAAGGACATTTTGGAGATATCAAGGAAAATGATAGTTTCCGAAGATTCAACTACCGAACGTCAGAGAAGGTGTATAAAGAATTCATGCTGTATGCCATTGGTCGGAACATGAATAAATATCATCGTTTTCTTCATGAAGAGATTAAAAAATTCGAAGGAAAAACCGAGGAAAAGACGGCTTAA
- a CDS encoding selenium metabolism-associated LysR family transcriptional regulator, with product MRLEYIRSFISVVNCKSFSVAAKQIFLSQPTISTHIKQLESELGVQLLVRSTKDVILSDAGVIFYPFAMRLLETESEALAQIHKNEMEIKGTVSIATSSVPGNYILPQFFAYSRQAYPDINYRISEGDSAEVLQSILHFETDIGIGSIRSNNDKCMCQPLAKDRIVLVTPNTEEYQNMKGKFPIDRLRQETYVLRESGSGTRFASESIERALNLDARPLKVALQVETSEMVKRGVEQGIGVAFISSLAIKDSVAQGKILKFEFPDIDTNRQLYLLYHKDRMMPLPVTSVIKILRQFCQNL from the coding sequence ATGCGCCTGGAGTACATAAGAAGTTTTATCAGTGTCGTGAACTGCAAAAGTTTTTCTGTGGCTGCAAAACAGATTTTCTTATCGCAGCCTACGATCAGCACGCATATCAAGCAGCTGGAATCGGAACTGGGTGTCCAGCTTCTGGTGCGTTCGACCAAGGATGTGATTCTGTCCGATGCAGGCGTTATCTTCTATCCCTTCGCAATGCGGCTTCTTGAGACGGAGAGCGAAGCGCTTGCACAGATACACAAGAATGAAATGGAAATAAAAGGAACCGTGTCGATCGCTACATCTTCGGTTCCCGGTAATTATATCCTTCCGCAGTTTTTTGCATATTCAAGGCAGGCATACCCGGATATCAATTACAGGATATCCGAAGGGGACAGCGCCGAGGTACTGCAGTCAATTTTACATTTTGAGACAGATATAGGGATTGGGAGCATCAGAAGCAATAACGACAAATGCATGTGCCAGCCATTGGCAAAAGACAGGATTGTACTCGTGACGCCGAATACGGAGGAATACCAGAATATGAAGGGGAAGTTTCCTATCGACAGGCTGAGGCAGGAGACGTATGTGCTGAGGGAGTCAGGAAGCGGAACCAGGTTTGCCTCAGAGAGTATCGAGCGGGCGCTGAATCTGGATGCCAGGCCTTTAAAGGTGGCGCTGCAGGTTGAGACTAGCGAGATGGTAAAAAGGGGAGTGGAGCAGGGAATTGGAGTTGCATTCATCAGCAGCCTTGCAATTAAGGATTCGGTCGCGCAAGGGAAGATATTGAAATTCGAGTTTCCGGATATAGATACAAACAGGCAGTTATATCTGCTGTACCACAAGGATAGGATGATGCCGCTTCCGGTGACGAGCGTCATCAAGATCTTGAGGCAGTTCTGCCAGAACTTATAG